From Scatophagus argus isolate fScaArg1 chromosome 2, fScaArg1.pri, whole genome shotgun sequence, a single genomic window includes:
- the LOC124050547 gene encoding uncharacterized protein LOC124050547, which produces MERNKKTHLLFLLLALHLCDTAVFQESCPSITDKNIICYTDYNHTISCVWNSTHGSDRGDTECTLHAKSLNIGYGYNSSCKLEPVDIYRPMMKKCSMTFKTKWIVSFQSFHELKIDLSCNDAKQNLNFLYKPACHIKLNPPPVPNINFTTISWLTQDPNHRRITEFASQLQWKKMDQSWSDPRVNKTCKEKCETKLDPDDLIEGERYEARVRVKENKYVSTWSDWSPTASWVSLIGRQKSSATPSPPPPPPPLGIVGGVLGSIACTVMLAFLLIIFRTDKTWIYIVKRIRGPPLPNPGKSFLQNVTFQSPHFTKESFHSFLNPVEIVPVEVTSTLDGVAPIGLEATLLEKMRSESSHDSTSSSFTNPIYSQLSPPAPVLTFTVGNLEACVADTPYGPVGCQCEDKNAEQDMGEVRGKEVEILQLFSKCSNNSKPTPVISDYEKVEKPQVERFRLQSLDSGVCSGEEVSQESLEADSINVTDCNDEEPEIKEEKEGGNGKEIDFKKLFGTAGRIFDSGSIQVCSGYEQVQKLPADSPELPSLDSGISSGGEEQVSQESLEDVDKSTESTSLLFPPPPAPFSTACSLSSFTPLPFNFFGAGLGSAQSHVLERIAQMSTNRSMEPSGDGYMPARQ; this is translated from the exons ATGGAGAGAAATAAGAAAACTCATCttctgttccttcttcttgCTCTTCATTTGTGTGACACTGCAGTCTTCCAGGAGAGCTGTCCCAGTATCACAGATAAAA ATATCATATGCTACACTGACTACAATCACACCATCTCCTGTGTGTGGAACAGTACACATGGGTCTGACCGTGGAGACACCGAGTGTACATTACACGCCAAAAGCTTAAATAT TGGATATGGATACAACAGTTCCTGCAAGCTGGAGCCTGTTGACATCTACAGACCAATGATGAAGAAGTGCTCTATGACCTTCAAAACAAAGTGGATTGTGAGT TTTCAGTCCTTCCACGAGTTGAAAATTGATCTGAGTTGTAACGATGCGAAGCAAAATTTGAACTTCCTGTACAAGCCAGCTTGTCACA TAAAGCTGAATCCTCCGCCAGTACCGAATATCAACTTCACCACCATTTCCTGGCTCACTCAAGACCCCAATCATAGAAGAATCACAGAATTCGCTTCTCAACtacagtggaagaaaatggatcAGTCAtggagt GATCCCCGTGTTAACAAGACATGTAAAGAGAAATGCGAAACAAAGCTGGACCCAGATGATCTGATAGAAGGCGAAAGGTACGAGGCACGCGTTCGAGTGAAAGAGAATAAATATGTGTCAACCTGGAGTGACTGGAGCCCCACTGCATCATGGGTGTCACTCATCGGAAGACAAAAATCATCAGCAACACcatctccaccaccaccaccaccaccactag GTATTGTCGGGGGTGTTTTGGGCAGCATAGCGTGTACCGTAATGTTGGCCTTCTTGCTCATAATCTTTAGGACTGACAAAACCTG GATTTACATAGTAAAAAGAATCAGAGGCCCCCCCCTGCCGAATCCCGGAAAGTCTTTCCTGCAGAATGTGACTTTCCAG AGTCCTCACTTTACCAAAGAatcctttcattctttcttgAATCCGGTGGAGATCGTCCCTGTAGAGGTAACCTCCACTCTGGATGGTGTTGCACCCATTGGGTTGGAGGCAACACTGCTGGAGAAGATGAGAAGCGAAAGCAGCCACGACTCGACCAGTTCCAGCTTCACCAATCCCATTTACTCCCAGctgtctcctcctgctcctgtctTGACGTTCACTGTGGGAAATCTGGAGGCCTGTGTCGCTGATACACCTTACGGACCAGTTGGCTGTCAGTGTGAAGATAAAAATGCAGAACAGGATATGGGTGAAGTAAGAGGGAAAGAAGTGGAGATCCTACAGTTGTTCTCCAaatgcagcaacaacagcaagcCTACGCCAGTAATTTCAGACTACGAAAAGGTTGAGAAGCCCCAGGTTGAGCGCTTTAGGCTCCAGAGTCTAGATTCAGGTGTGTGCAGTGGAGAGGAGGTCAGTCAAGAGAGTCTGGAGGCCGATAGCATCAATGTAACTGATTGCAATGATGAGGAGCCTGAaataaaagaggagaaggagggagggaatgGAAAAGAAATAGATTTTAAGAAACTGTTTGGAACCGCTGGACGTATTTTTGACAGTGGGTCCATTCAGGTTTGTTCTGGCTATGAGCAAGTCCAGAAGTTGCCGGCTGACAGCCCAGAGCTCCCTAGCCTGGATTCGGGTATTAGCAGCGGGGGCGAGGAGCAAGTGAGTCAGGAGAGCCTAGAGGACGTCGATAAGTCCACTGAATCCACTAGcctcctgtttcctcctccccctgctccttTCAGCACGGCTTGCTCCTTGTCCTCTTTCACACCACTGCCTTTCAACTTCTTTGGGGCAGGTTTAGGTTCAGCTCAAAGTCACGTACTAGAGAGGATTGCTCAAATGTCAACTAACAGGTCAATGGAGCCCTCTGGTGATGGATATATGCCAGCAAGACAGTAA
- the LOC124050533 gene encoding transmembrane protease serine 6 isoform X1, with product MALGHGSKKSISCDQGVTPASLNSEVGAFGQAGALQTRRTRSCKCLVAFFIIIIIILIATGATLAWYFLEYRVWVLEQRVQQQYVAYLSILNRNFSADLSSHNNPAFKKEAKGVQNMVEKIMKGSSLSRYFNYTTVFAFGEGSVVAHFWIVMSVPSSHVERVTLETVSGSLEKGLSWYTRSKEEQTASFNGYLLHLPSLSVVETDSKVIELLKASFDCYRYQKVVSNSPVALRGPDTRRSSCLWHLQADPGSQLELHMEWLLLECRDRLLVYNSLIPTDTHLITSVYGCSRHEQMVRVLSSGEWMTVVWKQGLYNYKDPFSLSAQAWNHQDCNSTIELRDVSGVQGTLRTPFFPSYYPPDTNCTWTFTMPGEEFGLSLEFEGYELSRASYNQACTQGQWIIQNRRLCGTRSLQPYNERLFLISTTATVVMTSEVSLTGPGLQLYYSVFNLSDPCPGQFLCTTNGLCVPACDGIKDCPNGLDERNCVCVAQFQCPEDSQCVDYYKVCDQHPDCPEATDEMNCTEAVQCTDMTYVCADGTCLKKPNPECDFVTDCPDASDEKQCDCGLRQFSSRIVGGTNATEGEWPWQASLQVRGTHICGGALISSQWVVSAAHCFYDDRLYSPSVWTVYLGKLLLNRSSPTEEVARVQRIHLHQYYDDDTHDYDLALLKLDRPASVLLAGHARPACLPPPTHQLEPDLLCWVTGWGALREGGSASNVLQKVDVRLVSEEACVRSYGHQVTPRMLCAGYRGGEKDACQGDSGGPLVCQEPSGRWFLAGVVSWGKGCGRPDFYGVYTRITRLTDWIKQVISSP from the exons ATGGCGCTCGGACACGGCTCTAAGAAGTCAATTTCATGTGACCAGGGAGTCACTCCAGCTTCACTCAACAGCGAG GTAGGGGCTTTTGGACAAGCTGGGGCTCTCCAAACCAGGAGGACTCGGTCATGCAAGTGTCTCGTGGCCttcttcatcattatcatcatcattctcATAGCCACAGGAGCCACACTGGCCTGGTACTTCCTTG AATACAGGGTTTGGGTGTTGGAACAGCGCGTCCAGCAGCAGTACGTGGCCTACCTGTCCATCCTCAACCGTAACTTCTCTGCTGATCTCTCCTCTCACAACAACCCTGCATTCAAGAAAGAGGCCAAGGGAGTACAGAACATG gtTGAGAAGATAATGAAGGGCTCGAGTCTTTCTCGATACTTCAATTACACCACTGTCTTTGCCTTCGG GGAGGGTAGTGTCGTGGCTCACTTCTGGATAGTGATGTCTGTGCCGAGCAGCCATGTTGAGAGGGTCACACTGGAGACAGTCAGTGGGAGTCTGGAGAAAGGCCTGAGTTGGTACACACGGTCAAAGGAGGAGCAGACAGCCAGCTTCAATGGATACCTCCTGCACCTCCCCTCGCTGTCTGTTGTGG AAACCGACTCCAAAGTAATAGAACTTTTGAAAGCCTCATTTG ACTGTTACCGCTATCAGAAGGTGGTGTCCAACAGCCCCGTGGCCCTCCGTGGCCCCGACACGCGGCGCTCCTCCTGCCTGTGGCACCTCCAGGCCGACCCCGGGTCCCAGCTGGAGCTCCACATGGagtggctgctgctggagtgtcGAGACAGACTGCTGGTGTACAACTCCCTGATCCCCACCGATACTCACCTCATCACATC CGTGTATGGCTGCAGCAGACATGAGCAGATGGTGCGTGTCCTCTCTTCGGGCGAGTGGATGACGGTGGTTTGGAAACAGGGTCTGTACAACTACAAGGatcccttctctctgtctgcacaaGCCTGGAACCACCAGG aCTGCAACTCCACTATTGAACTCAGGGACGTATCAGGGGTCCAGGGGACACTGAGGACACCTTTCTTCCCCAGCTACTACCCCCCTGACACCAACTGTACCTGGACCTTCACT ATGCCCGGTGAGGAGTTTGGCTTGTCTCTGGAATTCGAAGGCTACGAGCTGAGCAGAGCCAGCTACAACCAGGCCTGTACCCAGGGACAGTGGATCATCCAGAACCGCAG ACTGTGCGGTACCAGGAGCCTGCAGCCATACAATGAACGTCTCTTTCTGATCAGCACGACGGCCACTGTTGTCATGACATCAGAGGTGTCACTCACGGGGCCAGGCCTTCAGCTGTACTACAGCGTCTTCAACCTGTCAGATC CTTGCCCAGGCCAGTTTCTGTGCACTACGAATGGACTGTGTGTTCCTGCCTGTGATGGAATCAAGGACTGTCCTAATGGACTAGACGAGAGGAACTGtg tgtgtgtggcaCAGTTCCAGTGTCCAGAGGACAGCCAGTGTGTGGACTACTACAAGGTGTGTGACCAACACCCAGACTGCCCCGAAGCAACAGACGAGATGAACTGCACTGAAG ccgTGCAGTGCACAGATATGACATATGTGTGTGCGGATGGAACCTGTCTGAAGAAGCCGAACCCAGAGTGCGACTTTGTCACCGACTGTCCCGACGCCTCTGATGAGAAACAGTGTG ACTGTGGTCTCAGGCAGTTCTCCAGCCGTATTGTGGGTGGGACCAACGCCACCGAGGGGGAGTGGCCATGGCAGGCCAGCCTGCAGGTGCGAGGTACCCACATCTGCGGAGGAGCGCTCATCTCCAGTCAGTGGGTGGTGTCCGCTGCCCACTGTTTCTATGACGACCG TCTCTACTCCCCCTCGGTGTGGACGGTCTATTTGGGTAAACTCCTGCTAAACCGCAGCAGCCCTACTGAAGAAGTAGCCCGAGTCCAGCGGATCCACCTTCACCAATACTACGACGACGATACCCATGACTACGACCTGGCCCTGCTGAAGCTGGACCGTCCCGCCTCCGTGCTGCTGGCTGGACACGCTCGacccgcctgcctgcctccgCCCACCCACCAGCTGGAGCCGGACCTGCTCTGCTGGGTGACCGGCTGGGGGGCTCTCCGCGAAGGAG GCAGTGCCAGTAATGTGCTCCAGAAAGTGGACGTTCGCCTGGTCAGCGAGGAAGCCTGCGTTCGCTCCTACGGCCACCAGGTCACTCCCAGAATGCTTTGTGCTGGTTACCGCGGTGGAGAAAAAGATGCGTGTCAG GGAGACTCTGGCGGTCCTTTGGTTTGCCAGGAGCCGTCAGGTCGCTGGTTCTTAGCCGGGGTGGTGAGCTGGGGCAAAGGCTGTGGGCGTCCAGACTTCTATGGCGTCTACACTCGCATCACCAGGCTCACTGACTGGATCAAGCAGGTCATCAGCAGCCCGTGA
- the LOC124050533 gene encoding transmembrane protease serine 6 isoform X2, giving the protein MALGHGSKKSISCDQGVTPASLNSEVGAFGQAGALQTRRTRSCKCLVAFFIIIIIILIATGATLAWYFLEYRVWVLEQRVQQQYVAYLSILNRNFSADLSSHNNPAFKKEAKGVQNMVEKIMKGSSLSRYFNYTTVFAFGEGSVVAHFWIVMSVPSSHVERVTLETVSGSLEKGLSWYTRSKEEQTASFNGYLLHLPSLSVVDCYRYQKVVSNSPVALRGPDTRRSSCLWHLQADPGSQLELHMEWLLLECRDRLLVYNSLIPTDTHLITSVYGCSRHEQMVRVLSSGEWMTVVWKQGLYNYKDPFSLSAQAWNHQDCNSTIELRDVSGVQGTLRTPFFPSYYPPDTNCTWTFTMPGEEFGLSLEFEGYELSRASYNQACTQGQWIIQNRRLCGTRSLQPYNERLFLISTTATVVMTSEVSLTGPGLQLYYSVFNLSDPCPGQFLCTTNGLCVPACDGIKDCPNGLDERNCVCVAQFQCPEDSQCVDYYKVCDQHPDCPEATDEMNCTEAVQCTDMTYVCADGTCLKKPNPECDFVTDCPDASDEKQCDCGLRQFSSRIVGGTNATEGEWPWQASLQVRGTHICGGALISSQWVVSAAHCFYDDRLYSPSVWTVYLGKLLLNRSSPTEEVARVQRIHLHQYYDDDTHDYDLALLKLDRPASVLLAGHARPACLPPPTHQLEPDLLCWVTGWGALREGGSASNVLQKVDVRLVSEEACVRSYGHQVTPRMLCAGYRGGEKDACQGDSGGPLVCQEPSGRWFLAGVVSWGKGCGRPDFYGVYTRITRLTDWIKQVISSP; this is encoded by the exons ATGGCGCTCGGACACGGCTCTAAGAAGTCAATTTCATGTGACCAGGGAGTCACTCCAGCTTCACTCAACAGCGAG GTAGGGGCTTTTGGACAAGCTGGGGCTCTCCAAACCAGGAGGACTCGGTCATGCAAGTGTCTCGTGGCCttcttcatcattatcatcatcattctcATAGCCACAGGAGCCACACTGGCCTGGTACTTCCTTG AATACAGGGTTTGGGTGTTGGAACAGCGCGTCCAGCAGCAGTACGTGGCCTACCTGTCCATCCTCAACCGTAACTTCTCTGCTGATCTCTCCTCTCACAACAACCCTGCATTCAAGAAAGAGGCCAAGGGAGTACAGAACATG gtTGAGAAGATAATGAAGGGCTCGAGTCTTTCTCGATACTTCAATTACACCACTGTCTTTGCCTTCGG GGAGGGTAGTGTCGTGGCTCACTTCTGGATAGTGATGTCTGTGCCGAGCAGCCATGTTGAGAGGGTCACACTGGAGACAGTCAGTGGGAGTCTGGAGAAAGGCCTGAGTTGGTACACACGGTCAAAGGAGGAGCAGACAGCCAGCTTCAATGGATACCTCCTGCACCTCCCCTCGCTGTCTGTTGTGG ACTGTTACCGCTATCAGAAGGTGGTGTCCAACAGCCCCGTGGCCCTCCGTGGCCCCGACACGCGGCGCTCCTCCTGCCTGTGGCACCTCCAGGCCGACCCCGGGTCCCAGCTGGAGCTCCACATGGagtggctgctgctggagtgtcGAGACAGACTGCTGGTGTACAACTCCCTGATCCCCACCGATACTCACCTCATCACATC CGTGTATGGCTGCAGCAGACATGAGCAGATGGTGCGTGTCCTCTCTTCGGGCGAGTGGATGACGGTGGTTTGGAAACAGGGTCTGTACAACTACAAGGatcccttctctctgtctgcacaaGCCTGGAACCACCAGG aCTGCAACTCCACTATTGAACTCAGGGACGTATCAGGGGTCCAGGGGACACTGAGGACACCTTTCTTCCCCAGCTACTACCCCCCTGACACCAACTGTACCTGGACCTTCACT ATGCCCGGTGAGGAGTTTGGCTTGTCTCTGGAATTCGAAGGCTACGAGCTGAGCAGAGCCAGCTACAACCAGGCCTGTACCCAGGGACAGTGGATCATCCAGAACCGCAG ACTGTGCGGTACCAGGAGCCTGCAGCCATACAATGAACGTCTCTTTCTGATCAGCACGACGGCCACTGTTGTCATGACATCAGAGGTGTCACTCACGGGGCCAGGCCTTCAGCTGTACTACAGCGTCTTCAACCTGTCAGATC CTTGCCCAGGCCAGTTTCTGTGCACTACGAATGGACTGTGTGTTCCTGCCTGTGATGGAATCAAGGACTGTCCTAATGGACTAGACGAGAGGAACTGtg tgtgtgtggcaCAGTTCCAGTGTCCAGAGGACAGCCAGTGTGTGGACTACTACAAGGTGTGTGACCAACACCCAGACTGCCCCGAAGCAACAGACGAGATGAACTGCACTGAAG ccgTGCAGTGCACAGATATGACATATGTGTGTGCGGATGGAACCTGTCTGAAGAAGCCGAACCCAGAGTGCGACTTTGTCACCGACTGTCCCGACGCCTCTGATGAGAAACAGTGTG ACTGTGGTCTCAGGCAGTTCTCCAGCCGTATTGTGGGTGGGACCAACGCCACCGAGGGGGAGTGGCCATGGCAGGCCAGCCTGCAGGTGCGAGGTACCCACATCTGCGGAGGAGCGCTCATCTCCAGTCAGTGGGTGGTGTCCGCTGCCCACTGTTTCTATGACGACCG TCTCTACTCCCCCTCGGTGTGGACGGTCTATTTGGGTAAACTCCTGCTAAACCGCAGCAGCCCTACTGAAGAAGTAGCCCGAGTCCAGCGGATCCACCTTCACCAATACTACGACGACGATACCCATGACTACGACCTGGCCCTGCTGAAGCTGGACCGTCCCGCCTCCGTGCTGCTGGCTGGACACGCTCGacccgcctgcctgcctccgCCCACCCACCAGCTGGAGCCGGACCTGCTCTGCTGGGTGACCGGCTGGGGGGCTCTCCGCGAAGGAG GCAGTGCCAGTAATGTGCTCCAGAAAGTGGACGTTCGCCTGGTCAGCGAGGAAGCCTGCGTTCGCTCCTACGGCCACCAGGTCACTCCCAGAATGCTTTGTGCTGGTTACCGCGGTGGAGAAAAAGATGCGTGTCAG GGAGACTCTGGCGGTCCTTTGGTTTGCCAGGAGCCGTCAGGTCGCTGGTTCTTAGCCGGGGTGGTGAGCTGGGGCAAAGGCTGTGGGCGTCCAGACTTCTATGGCGTCTACACTCGCATCACCAGGCTCACTGACTGGATCAAGCAGGTCATCAGCAGCCCGTGA